Part of the Flavobacterium sp. MDT1-60 genome, TTCTAACTGGACTAAAAAAAATCAATTGGGTTTTGATATTTCAGAATTGCTTTTGTGAACTGGAGTGCCGGGGAACAAGTTCTTTTCAGGTTATTTAAAGGTGAATTTGGAAGAACTTATGCTAAAGGAAATCACAAATGGGTAAACGAACTTATTGTAAAATACGGTTTAAATAAACAAGACGGTACCGAACTAAGAAAAACTGACGATGCACTTCTTGTTAACTCCACTT contains:
- a CDS encoding DUF3078 domain-containing protein; amino-acid sequence: MNWSAGEQVLFRLFKGEFGRTYAKGNHKWVNELIVKYGLNKQDGTELRKTDDALLVNSTYGFRKDTISNWYYSAKFNFNTQFSNGYKSKQTPFRNLLHQPISF